Genomic DNA from Candidatus Koribacter versatilis Ellin345:
GCGCCTCGCGGACAGTCCCGACTTCGATCCCAGCCTGGTGCAGTGGTTGCGCAGCAGCCACGTGCAGCCCACCGGACGCCTGGAAGGCGACTTCGCCGGAGGCGGCGCGGGTGCGGACCACGCCTATTTGCTGGTGAACACAAATGGCGGGCATCGCCTCGTAGTGCTGGTGAATAACCAGGTGAAACTCGACCAGCAATTCAACGAAGTCGTTCTCGTAGCGAAGGTTCCGAAGAGCGCGATCCGCTCCATCAAGATCGAAAATGGCAGTCCTGCAACAGGAAATGCGGACGGGATTTTGGTCGTTACCAACAAAGACGATTTGCATTCCGGCGTGGTAGTGAGTTTCAATGGAAACTCGCCCGTTACCGCAGTCCCACAAAACTACAAGTCAACCACGCTGGAGTAAGCAATGCTTCATAAGAACCGGCTGTACACGCCGGGGCCGACCCAACTTCTGCCCTCGGCGCAGTTCGCCATGGCGGCGGCTACCATGCATCACCGTACCGCCGACTTCCGTGACCTCTACGTACGCACTCTTGCCGACCTGAAATCGTTTATCGGGACCCAGAATGACGTCATTCTCATGGCCTGCTCCGGTAGCGGCGCCATGGAGGCCTCGGTTTCGAACCTCACTTCACCCGGCGACAAAGTTCTCGTGCTCACTGCCGGAAAGTTCGGTGAACGCTGGAGCAGCCTCGCGAAAGCTTACGGCGTAAAAACTGAAGTCGTAAGCGCGCCCTACGGTGAAACCTGGACGCTGGATGCCGTCAAAGAAAAGCTCGACGGCGTCAGCGTGGTTTACATGCAGGGCACCGAGACCTCAACCGGCGTACGCCATGACGTCGAAGGCGTAGCCAAGCTGTTGAAGGGCACCGACACGCTGCTCGTCGTGGACGCCATCACCGGCCTCGGCACCACCCACTTCGACGTGGATGGCTGGGGCGTGGACGTGATCATCGGTGGCTCGCAAAAAGCTGTCATGATCCCGCCAGGATTGGCTTTCCTCTCTGTCAGCGAGCGCGCTTGGAAGAAGATGGACGCGACGAAGAACCCGCGCTTCTACTTCGACTTGCGCAAAGAACGGAAGTCGGCGGCAAAGGGCGAATCGGCCTACACACCGGCGACGTCGTTGATCGCGGGACTCGGCGCAGCTTTGGACTTCATCCGCGGCATGGGCAACGGTAATTTGTCTGACGGTCGCCATGCGTTGGTGGAGAACGCCGAAACCGCGGCGGCCATGACTCGCGCCGCAGCCGAAGCTCTCGGGCTCACGATGTTTGCGAAGCACTCGCCGGCAGCGGCAGTGTCGGCCATCAACGCCCCCGCGGGCGTGGATTCCGGCGCCATCGTGAAGGGTTTCCGCAACCAGTTCGGCGCGGTGGTCGCAAACGGTCAGGGTGACGAGATGAAGGGCAAAATCTTCCGCGTCGCGCACCTCGGCTATTACGACTACCTCGACACCATCGCAATCGTGGGCGCACTCGAGCATGTGCTGGCTTCGATCTCGAAGCCCGCGCACGTTGAGTTTGGACCCGGCCTGCGTGCCGCGCAGTTCGTTTACGCACAGCGCGCAACGTTTGCCGCTGCTACGGTGTAAACGATCTGCTTAGAACGACCCGTGTCGAATGCGTCACGTAGGACGAGCCGTCGCGGTGTGTATGACGAGCCGTTACGGTGTGTATCAGGGCATCGCTTTAGCGATGCCGCAACGCTGCTTCCACAACAAGGGGCTTTAGCCCCTGCGAAACCCAACGGCGCGGCGGTTTTGCCGCCGCGCTACCACTCTCCTTCTCGCTGTATCAACCCGGAGTCAACCCGCCCGCGGGTGGCTACCACCGCAAGGACCGCTATCTTGAAAATCGTTGTCGCCGAAAAAATTGCCAAAGCCGCCATTGATCTGTTCAAGCAGGATCCCACGTGGAACGTGGTGACTCCCGACCAGGTCGCCCAGAAAGAACAACTTCTCGAACAGCTCAAGGGCGCCGATGCCCTCATCGTCCGCTCGGCCGTCTTCGTGGACGCCGCCATGCTTGAGCACGCCGACCAGCTCCGCGTCATCGGACGCGCCGGCGTTGGCGTCGACAACATCGAGCTTGAAGCCGCTACCCGCAAGGGCATCGCCGTGATGAACACCCCCGGCGCCAATGCCATCGCCGTCGCTGAGCACACCATCGGCCTCATGCTCGCGCTCGCCCGCTTCATCCCCCGCGCCACCGAAACCATGCACGCCGGAAAGTGGGAAAAGAAGTCGTTGCAAGGCACCGAGCTGCGCGGCAAAACCCTCGGTATCGTCGGTCTCGGACGCATCGGCCTGGAAGTTGCGCGGCGCGCAGCATCGTTTGGCATGACGCTCGTCGCCCACGATCCCTACGTCTCTCCCGCAATTGCGCACGATGCGAAGATCCGCCTCGCTGATCGCGACGAAGTGCTTGCAGTTGCGGATTACATCACGCTGCACGTTGGGTTGACGCCGCAGACGGCGAACATGATCAACGCGACAACGCTCGCCACGATGAAGAAGGGTGTGCGCATTGTGAACTGCGCGCGCGGCGAACTCATTGACGACGCCGCCCTCGCGGAAGCCGTGAAGTCCGGCCACGTCGGCGGAGCGGCACTCGATGTCTTTACCGAAGAGCCGTTGAAGGCATCGCCCTACCATGGCGTGCCCAACGTCATCCTCACCCCGCACATCGGCGGCTCCACTGCCGAAGCGCAAGATGCGGTAGGCGTGCAGATCGCGCATCAAGTCCGCGATTACCTGCAACGCGGCGTCGTGCAGAACGCAGTCAACATGCCGTCGCTCACCGAGCAGGAGTACGTCGCGCTGGAGCCATTCATCACCCTAGGCGAACGCCTCGGCAGCCTGCTCGCGCAGCTCGCGGAATCGCGCTTCGAAGAAATCGGCATCCGCTACACCGGCCCGCTCGCCGACTGGAAGACCGAGCTCATCCGCAATGCCAGCATCAAGGGCATCCTGCAGCACACCACCGACGAGAGCGTGAACGTCATCAACGCCAACTCCGTGGCTGAGACGCGCGGCATCCGTGTGCACGAGTCGAAGAAGGAGCACCCGTCGAGCGGCGCCGCCGCCAATGTGCTCGGCCTAACGGTCACGACGCCGAAGGGAACGCTCTCTGTACGAGGCACGGTGCTGCATGGCAATTCGCCGCGCCTGCTTTCGTTCGACAACATTGATGTGGAAGCCCCGCTCGAAGGGACGTTGCTGGTCATTCGCAACCGCGATATCCCCGGCGTAGTAGGACGCGTCGGCACCATCCTCGGCGAGCACGAAGTCAACATCGCAAACTTCGCGCTAGGCCGTCCCAGCGGCAACAGCGGCGGCAACGCCATCGCAGCGGTGCAGGTCGACGGCCCGCTGAAAGAGCCAGTCCTGCAACAGCTACGCCAGCAGAAAGCGATCCTGGCTGCGAATGTAGTGCAGTTCTAGGTTTTGCAGTCTGGGTGCCCCGTCCTTATCGCGAAGCGATAGGGCGGGGTTTTTCTTTGCCCAAATGCCGAGCGGAAGCCCACTCTGACTTTTTAGATTTGTATCAGGGCAACGCTTCAGCGCTGCCGACAAGCTGCTCAGAAGGAATGGGCTTTAGCCCCTGCTACTCTTCCATCCTCTGCAATTTCCGCGACTCCGCCAGCAGCGCCATCGAATGCGTCAAATTCTGCATGGTTACGATGCCCACGAGGCGATCGCCATCCACCACCGGCACCAGGCTCAAGCCCTTGGTTCCGATGCGCCGGAAGATTGCTGCCAGCGTCTCGGACTTCTGTGCGATCTGGAAGCCTCGGTTCATCACGCCTTGCACATAGCCATTGCCGCCGCGCAGCGCATCGAGAATGCGTTGGCGCGAGATGACGCCGACCAGATCGCTGCCGCGAATCACCGGGAATTCGTCTTGCAACGAGTGCACGGCCTTGTGCAGCGCGTCTTCAAGCGTGTCGGCTGAAGACAGCGTCGAGAAGTCCGTAAGCATGACCTCTTCAATCCGCACCGTCTCCAGCACTGATTGGAAGATCGCAGTCCGATCTTCAATTTGCGCGCCGATAAACAGGAAGAAGCCGATCATCATCAGCCACGGCGCCCAGATCCCGGCGACCATGAACAGCGCTGCGAAGGTCTGGCCGATCGTCACCGCCCGCCGCGTGGCCTGCACGTAGTCCATGCGTTGCGCATACCAGGAGCGAAGCACGCGCCCGCCGTCCATGGGATACGCCGGCAGCAGATTAAACAGTCCGAGAAACAGGTTCGCCCACACGAAGCTCTTCGTCAGGTTCACCGGCGTAATCAGCGGCCGCGCGAGCAGGTTCATGTGCAACAGCCCGACGCAGGCAATCGCGGCGCCGATCCCTATCCCGAGATTGATCAGCGGTCCCGCAGCGCTGATGCGAATGTCGCGTGCCGCCGTCTGTCGCGTATGCGGCGCGTTGTCGTCCATGAACGTGATGCCGCCGATGGGCAGCAGCACAATGCCGCGCACCTTCACCCCGAGACGGATCGCGACCAGTGCATGCCCCAACTCATGCAGCACCACGGAGCCGAATACCAGGCCCACCAGCGCAAGTCCGCGCATTGCCAGCGCCGTTCCGTTCGCCGCCGACTGCGCAAACCACACGAACATCAGCAGGAAAAAGAACGTCAGGTGCAGTCGCACCTCGACGCCGAACAATCGCCCTATCGGAATGGACCAGCTTCGCATGATAGAAAAGGGAGCCGGTTCCCCAGCCCCTGCTCACATTCTATACACTTCTTAGACGCGACAAGCCGAGGCCAGGTTCCACCCAGTTCTGTATGCGGATCATCTCCGGGAAATTTCGCAGCCGTTCGTTGAAGACGCCGCAAGGCATGGACGTCCGCCCATCCTCCGACCGCCTCCGCGAAACGTTGTTCAACGTCCTCGCCTCCGGCTACCAACTCGAAGACTCCCGCTGGATCGATTTATTTGCCGGAACTGGTGCTGTCGGACTGGAAGCTCTCAGCCGCGGTGCTGGATACATCTACTTTGTGGAGAAAGCGCCGAAGATCGCGCGCATTACGCAGGAGAACGTGAAAAGTCTTGATGCGCAAGATCAAGCCGAGGTTCTTACCAGCGATGCCAACGCAGGATTGCGCCAATTGGAGGGAATCGATCCGGTGGACTATGTATTTCTCGATCCGCCGTATCGCGAAGAGGGCGCGTATCTCGGAGTGCTGCGAATTCTCAGCGACTCTCCGCTGCTCAAGCCAAGCGCGATCGTCATCGCCGAACACACCAAGCACTTCGATCCCGGCGACGGCGTCGGTGCACTCCAGCGCTACCGCTCGCTGAAGCAGGGCGACGCCGTGCTGAGCTTCTATCGCCGAGCTACATAATGAAGTCGCGTGTCTTCCCGATGATCGGGTGGTGCATCTCCTGAAGGTCGTTCTTCACGCAGTTCAGGCCGTAAACGCAGCTCTCGAATTCCTTCGACAACTTTGCAAACAGTGGCGCCACCTTGGCGTATTCGAAGTGCTCAAACTTCGAAACGATGTAATAGCTCTCCTTGCCGGCCTTCATGAAGTCAATCATGTTCTCCAGCCGCTGCTTGCGGAGACGAACGTGATTAATGCTCTCCGGAAACATGCCGCTGAAGAACAGCGTGTAGTCGCCGATATGTTTCCGCACCTGGCGTTCGCGATCGAACGACGACGCCGGTCCATAGATCGGATCGCTCTCAAGCAGCATTTCGCCGACATCCTGGATCGGCTTGCCCTCCGCGTTCTTCACGCGGAACAGGTTCTCGGCATCGGCAAATTCCGCCAGCATCGCCGCGACGTACTCTTTCACGTCCGGATCGCGCAGCCCGATGTCTTCATCGAAATGCCGGTCCACAAGGTTAAGGAACATCTCCTGCAAAGGTCGAGAATCTGCTAGTTGGCCCACTTTCATCACCCCACTTCAAGAACGTTGACGGGAGAGATACCGCGATTCCCTCCTCGCCGCAAGTGCACTTTTTGATGAGCCCCATCAAATTCTTCGATGTCGGCTCCAGCCACTCGCTTGCTGTGGAGTTAGAACACTGCTCCCGCTCGCATAGTTGCTGCTGATTTTGCTACTTTGGTGGACAACGTTTTCCGCTGGCAGTCTCCTGCCTCGAGTGACAACAAAATGCATCGCGAACCAAATGCGGTAATCTTGAGCTTCGCCTCATGACCTACGAAACCGCTGTCGAAGCGCTCTACCAGCTCGGCCACGAGCTCGCGGGCACGCCCTCGCACAAGTTCGATCTCGCACACATGCGCGTGCTCCTCGACGCCCTCGCGCATCCCGAACGCCGCTTCGCCAGCGTGCTCATTGCGGGCACCAACGGCAAAGGTTCCACCGCCGCCACGTTGTCTTCGATCCTTCTCGCCGCCGGATACAAGACCGGCCTCTACACTTCGCCGCACCTCGTCAAGATCAACGAACGATTCCGCATCAACGGCTCGCAGGTCAATGACGCCGAATTTACCGCCGCTTACGAGCACGTCGAAACCCTCGCCAGCGCACTGGTCGAGACCAAAGCGCTCCCGTGGCATCCCAGCTTTTTCGAGATGCTCACCGCCATGGCCTTCGAACTCTTCGCGCGCGCCGGAATCCAGATCGCGGTGCTCGAAGTCGGCATGGGCGGCCGCCTCGACGCAACCAACGTCGTCGAGCCGCTGATCTCGGTCATCGCCGACATCTCGCTCGATCACCAGAAATTTCTCGGCAACACCATCGCCGAAATCGCCGCCGAAAAAGCCGGCATCATCAAGCCCAACGGCACCGTCGTCACGCTGCCGCAGCATCCCGCCGCCAACGACGTCATCGGCCACGCGATCCTCGATCATCAAGCCAAGGGCATCAGTGCGGTGAAGCACATGCCGCCGATGGCGCCCGGCTCCGCGGATTATCGCGATGTCGAAGGCCGCAACCGCTATCCGCTCGAAGTGATGAACGAAATCATCGAAGTTAACTCCCCGCTTCCCGGACGCCACCAGCTCCGCAACCTGGCGCTCGCCATCACCACCGCAGAAGAACTAGCGCGCTTCGGATTCCCCGTTACGTCGAAACAGATCGAGCAAGGCATTCGCGAAACCCGCTGGGCCGGCCGCTTCCAGGTAATCTCCGCCGAAAAGAATGCCCTAAAACGCGAGTTGATCTTCGATGTCGCCCACAACCCCGACGGCGCCTGGGCACTCCGCTCCGCATTATCCGACAAGATCGCTGAGCGTCCGCTAACCCTCGTCTTCGGCGCCATGCACGACAAGGCCTTCCGCGAGATGGTGCAGATCCTCTTCCCCACCGCCCAGCAAGTCATCGTGACGCAAGCCAAGAATCCCCGTGCCGCCACCACCGCCGAACTCGCCGAAGTTGCCAAGGAAGTTGGAACCGAAGTCGTCCAATGCGCCAGTGTCGAAGCCGCGGTTCACAAGGCCCCTGAGCTTACGGCGGAAAATGGCGTGATCGTCGTAACCGGCTCCATCTTCGTCGTTGGCGAAGCCATGAACGCGCTTCAGGTAGAAACCTAAACCTCTCGCTGTGCGGACATTCTCCGCCCGCCCCTTTCGCTGCGATAATCTATTTCAAGCGATGCCTGCCTTGCTAAGCCGGTTACGGTCCTATTTCTTCTATGTCCCGATGGTGTATCTCTACACCGCGATCATGGGCGCAGGCTCGCTCATCTCCTCGCTCTTCGATCGCGACGGCCGCATCCAGCACTGGTTCGCGCGCACCTGGTCGAAGATGATCCTCGGCACCGCCAGCTGTCCCGTCACCATCATCAATCCTGAAAAGCTCTACGTCGGCGGCGCCGCGGTGTATGTCGTCAACCATCTCTCCGCGTTCGACATTCCCACCCTCTACGCCGCGCTGCCCTTCCAGTTCCGCATCATGGCGAAGAAAGAACTCTTCCGCTACCCCGTGCTCGGCTGGCATCTTTCGCGCTCCGGGCAAATCCCCATCGAACGCGAGAACGCACGTGCCTCGCTCAAGAGCCTGATGAAGGCCAGCGACACGCTGAAGGCCGGCACCTCCATGGTCGTCTTCCCCGAGGGTGGACGCTCGCCCAATGGCCAGCTCCAGCCCTTCCTCGGCGGATCGTTTTACGTCGCCATCAAGGCGCAGAAGCCCATCGTGCCCATGGCGCTCATCGGCACCTACGAAGCGTTGCCGATGAACAGTTTCCACATCCGTCCGCGCGCGTTCCAACTTGTCATTGGCGATGCCATCTCCACTGCCGGCTACGCTCCGCGAGAGATGGATAAACTCGCCGCGCTTGCGGAAGACGCAGTCGCTGAGTTGTACTATTCCCGCTCGACGATCGAGCGCCCGGCCACCGAGCCGGCAGACGAAGCCCTGCGCCACGCGCAACTCACGGAATCTCCCGAGGGACAAGGATGAGTTCCACTAAGCCACGCATCGCCATCCCCGAGCCGCATTCCTCGCGCCAATACACCGGCAAGCGCCTGCAGGATTACGTCGCTCCCATCGAAGCCGCAGGTGGCGAAGCGGTCATCATCGAACTGGCACTCCCGTCGGCTGAGCAGGCGCACCGAATGAAATCCTGCGATGCGGTGCTCCTCCCCGGCAGCCCAGCCGATCTCGATCCCGAAAAGTACGGCGAGGTAAAAGACCCGCATACCGCTGCCGCCGATGTCGCGCGCGACAACGCTGACGAACTCCTGCTGCAAGATGCCTACAACATGCGCAAGCCGGTGTTCGGCATTTGCTACGGCGTGCAATCGCTCAACGTCTGGCGGACCGGCTCCCTCGTGCAGCACATAGAGAGCAAGATTGCGCACGAAGTGAAGCACGAAGCCCGCGCGCACACCGTAGAGGTCAAGCCCGCAACCATGCTCGCAAAGATCGCCGCTGAAGCCGAGCCGAACGTTGCAGAGCATTGGGTGAACTCGTCGCACCATCAGTCGCTCGCCACCCTCGGCGATGGTCTTCAACTCGCAGCAACGTCGCCGCACGATGGCGTCGTTGAAGCTGTCGAAGGCACTGCGCCCGACCAGTGGGTGCTCGGCGTGCAATGGCATCCTGAGCGCACGTACAAAGAAGACAAATTCTCTCGCCTGCTCTTCGAGCGCTTCCTCGCCGAAGCCCGGCGCTGGCACGAACAATTCGCCGCAAAGAAAAACGACTTCGAGGCGGTGCGATAAATGTCCGTTCCCATGTCCTTAAACGGCAAAGTAGCGCTCGTCACCGGAGGCTCACGCGGTATCGGCGCCGCCATCGTGCGTCTCTTCGTGCAGGCCGGCGCGAAAGTCGTCTTCAACTATCAGCGCGCCGCCGACGCCGCCAACCAGCTCGTCGCAGAACTCGGTGTTGACCATTGCTTCGCGGTCCAGGCTGATCTCAGCAACATCGCCTCGGCTGGGCCGCTGGTGGAAGCCGCCGTCGCCAAGTTCGGTGCCGTCGACATCATGGTCGCCAACCACGGCCTGTGGCCGCCCGAAGATATCCCCATCAACGAGATCCCCGACGAGCACTGGCGCAACACGCTCTCCATCAATCTCGATTCCGTCTTCGGCCTCATCAAGCACACCGTCGCGCAAATGAAGCAGCAGGGCCGCGGCGGCCACATCGTGCTGATCAGTTCCACCTCCGGCCAACGCGGCGAGGCTTTCCACGTGGACTATTCCGCGTCCAAAGGCGCGCTTATCTCCATGACCAAGGGCCTGGCAACCGAGCTGGCTCGCTACGGAATCTACGTGAACGCGGTCGCGCCCGGGTGGGTTAATACCGATATGTCCGCGTCAACCCTGGTCGATCCCAAGGCCGACGCCCTGATCTACCAGCAGATTCCTCTCGGCCGCGTCGGTAAGCCGGAAGAGATCGCCGCGCCGGTGCTGTTCCTCTGTACCCCGATGGCCGGCTTCATCACCGGCGAAATATTTAACGTGAACGGTGGGGCCGTGCTCGTCGGATAATTCCAATTTGCGGTCGTGAACGTCTAATGAAGCAGATGATCCAGAAGCTCCTTCCCTTCCTGCTGCTGCTCGCCGCGGCTTCGGCGCAAACTGCGCCTGCAACCACTCCCGCTCCCGCCGCGACGCCGGCCACTACCGCGGCCTCCAACGACTGGCTCCCCAAACTTACCGGCGACGAAGACGCAACCGTCAAGAAAGCCCGCACCCTGCTCACCCAGATGATCGAGGCCCTCGGTGGCGACAACTACATGAACGTCACCACCATCGAGCAGACGGGCATAACCTACAGCTTTTACAACGGCAAGCCCAACAGCTTGGGCATCGAATTCCACCGCCTCTTCAAGTTCCCTGACAAAGAGCGCCTCGAACTCACCAAGCAGCGCGACGTCATCTACATCGAGAACGCCGACGTGGGATACGAAATCACCTATAAGGGCACGGCCATTCAGGAACCGAGCTCCTGGCGCGAATACGTCGGCCGTCGCAATTATTCGCTCGAAAACCTCCTGCACGTCTGGTTGAAGGAGCCTGGAACCCAGATCTATTACGAAGGCTCCGCGATTGCCGAACAGCGCATGACCGAGGTCGTCACCGTGATGAACGTCCACAACGAAACTGCGTCCATCTACATCGACCAGAACTCGCACCTGCCGGTGAAGAAGTCGTTCACTTACCGCAGCGTGCTCGACAAGCAGAAGGACACCGAAGGCGAGATCTACGGCAACTGGCGCATGGAAGGCCCGCTCAACACGCCGCACAGCATCGTCCGCACCCACAATGGCGACTACACCAACCAGCGCTTCATCCGCAACGTTACCTACAACGCGCCGATGGCAGATTCCTTGTTCGAAGCGAAACCGACCTACGATCCCTACGTTTTGGAACGCAAGCTCGACACGCGGGAACATCCGAAGAAGTAAACCTCACTTTTCTGCTTTATCTCCTCGTCTGTCCCATCACTGGCGGTTGCGACTGCTGACCATATCTCGCGTGACGATCATCACGTCCACGGGTGCTGGTCGTCACAGCCTATCCCCTCGCCCTCCGATACTGTGCTCCATGTGGGGATCACCCGAAGTTTCCACCTCCCGCCGCCCACAATGGCCGGCCACAGGACACGTGTCCCCAAACACCACCGTTTCTCTTCCTCGCGTAAGCCCACGCTACCGTCTCCCATTCCGCTACCCTCTCTTGTCATCCAGAGGAGGGCGCCAGCCCGACGTGGGATCTGCTGTTCTGCCGTGCGGGCAGCCCACACCAATCTCTCCCCCGCACCACCTTCTCCTGTCATCCTCGAGGCGCGTCCGTCGCGCCGAAGGATCTGCTGTTCTACTTGGCGTAAGCCGACCCCACAGCCTCCGTCTTCACTACTCTCTCTTGTCATCCAGAGGAGGGCGTCAGCCCGACGTGGGATCTGTTGTTCTGCCGTGCGCCAGCCAGCGCCACCCTAACTCCTTCCCCCTCAATATTTTCCCCGTAACCCCCGCGCCCTCAATATTTTGCGCGGAAAACACCCTCTAACCTTCAGAAAACAAAGAACCGCTTCCCCCGGTAGGGGTACCAAGGAGTTAACATGGCTATCAACCTCTGCAACCACATCAAAGCCAACGGAACCGGCTGCGAATCACCCGCCCTGCGCGATCAGGACTACTGCTACTTCCACACCGCGCACCGTCAGAGCCAGCGCCGACAGCGCCGTGCCGCCCGCCTGAACCTCCCGTTCCAGCTCCCGCTGCTTGAAGACGCCGCCTCCATCCAACTCGCCATCAACGACACGCTCAACGCTCTCCTTGCCGGCCAAATCGACCACAAAACCGCGGGCTTGCTCCTCTACGGCCTGCAAACCGCCGCCATCAACGTGCGCCACATCGACCTCGATGTCTCCGGCTTCGACCGCCAAGCCGCCGAATACGACGACGACGAAGCCGACCTCCTCGAAGAAGAAATCGCCGCCGACATCGCCGAAGAAAAGAAACTCGAAGTAGTCGCCGCCAAAAAAACCGAACGCGAAACCGCAAAAACCGCGGCGAACACCGCGACTCTCCCCGGGAAAAAGCCCGCCGCGCGCGCCGAAACCGCCGCTGCCGAATCCAAGCGCGCCGTCGGCGCCAATCCCACTTCGCCAACCGCACCAAAGTCTCAGTTGCGCAGCGACGGAATGAAATAGCCCACCACGTGAGTGGTGGGAAAACGGAGACGAAGGAAAGAAGCTAAACAAAAGGTCGGAGTCCCATTCATGGGACGGCATTCGGGGCCGCTGCCTTTGTTGAATCGTTCGTCGCACCTGTGCATCTTTTGCCGCTGGAGGCTTTCGCGAACATGAAGATCGGAATTCTTGGTTCTGGCGCCGTTGGACAAACTTTGGGATCTGGCTTCCTGAAGCACGGGCACGAAGTCATGCTCGGCTCGCGTGATCCTCGGAAATCGGAAGTACAGGCGTGGGTGAAAGCAAATGCTGGCGCGAAAGCCGGCGCCTTCGCCGAGGTTGCCGCGTTTGGCGAATTCCTGGTGTTGGCTACGCTCGGCGTCGCGGCCGAACATGCGCTGGAGATCGCGGGACTGGCAAACCTTGCCGGCAAGACCGTGATGGATGCGTGCAATCCCATCGCGGAAGGGACGCCGCCGCAGGAAGGCGTTTTAAAGTTCTTCACTGGGCCGAATGAATCGCTGGCCGAGACGCTGCAACAGAAGTTTCCCAAGGCGCACATCGTGAAAGCGTTCAACAGCGTCGGAGCCGCGCGGATGGTGAATCCACACTTCGAAGAAGGCGTGCCCACAATGTTCTATTGCGGCGATGACGACGCGGCGAAGAAGCAGGTCGCCAAATTGATCCAGGAACTCGGATGGGAACCCTTCGACTGCGGTGGAATTATCGCGGCACGAGCGATTGAGCCGTTGTGCATGCTGTGGTGCATTCCCGGGTTCACCCGAAACCAGTGGACGCACGCGTTCAAGCTGCTGGTGAAGTAGCGCAGCCACTGGCAATAGTTCCAGATGCGGGTAGCTGGTCTCGCGCGTAGCATTCCTGCGCTCTCGGGCA
This window encodes:
- a CDS encoding pyridoxal-phosphate-dependent aminotransferase family protein; translated protein: MLHKNRLYTPGPTQLLPSAQFAMAAATMHHRTADFRDLYVRTLADLKSFIGTQNDVILMACSGSGAMEASVSNLTSPGDKVLVLTAGKFGERWSSLAKAYGVKTEVVSAPYGETWTLDAVKEKLDGVSVVYMQGTETSTGVRHDVEGVAKLLKGTDTLLVVDAITGLGTTHFDVDGWGVDVIIGGSQKAVMIPPGLAFLSVSERAWKKMDATKNPRFYFDLRKERKSAAKGESAYTPATSLIAGLGAALDFIRGMGNGNLSDGRHALVENAETAAAMTRAAAEALGLTMFAKHSPAAAVSAINAPAGVDSGAIVKGFRNQFGAVVANGQGDEMKGKIFRVAHLGYYDYLDTIAIVGALEHVLASISKPAHVEFGPGLRAAQFVYAQRATFAAATV
- the serA gene encoding phosphoglycerate dehydrogenase, which produces MKIVVAEKIAKAAIDLFKQDPTWNVVTPDQVAQKEQLLEQLKGADALIVRSAVFVDAAMLEHADQLRVIGRAGVGVDNIELEAATRKGIAVMNTPGANAIAVAEHTIGLMLALARFIPRATETMHAGKWEKKSLQGTELRGKTLGIVGLGRIGLEVARRAASFGMTLVAHDPYVSPAIAHDAKIRLADRDEVLAVADYITLHVGLTPQTANMINATTLATMKKGVRIVNCARGELIDDAALAEAVKSGHVGGAALDVFTEEPLKASPYHGVPNVILTPHIGGSTAEAQDAVGVQIAHQVRDYLQRGVVQNAVNMPSLTEQEYVALEPFITLGERLGSLLAQLAESRFEEIGIRYTGPLADWKTELIRNASIKGILQHTTDESVNVINANSVAETRGIRVHESKKEHPSSGAAANVLGLTVTTPKGTLSVRGTVLHGNSPRLLSFDNIDVEAPLEGTLLVIRNRDIPGVVGRVGTILGEHEVNIANFALGRPSGNSGGNAIAAVQVDGPLKEPVLQQLRQQKAILAANVVQF
- a CDS encoding site-2 protease family protein, with the protein product MRSWSIPIGRLFGVEVRLHLTFFFLLMFVWFAQSAANGTALAMRGLALVGLVFGSVVLHELGHALVAIRLGVKVRGIVLLPIGGITFMDDNAPHTRQTAARDIRISAAGPLINLGIGIGAAIACVGLLHMNLLARPLITPVNLTKSFVWANLFLGLFNLLPAYPMDGGRVLRSWYAQRMDYVQATRRAVTIGQTFAALFMVAGIWAPWLMMIGFFLFIGAQIEDRTAIFQSVLETVRIEEVMLTDFSTLSSADTLEDALHKAVHSLQDEFPVIRGSDLVGVISRQRILDALRGGNGYVQGVMNRGFQIAQKSETLAAIFRRIGTKGLSLVPVVDGDRLVGIVTMQNLTHSMALLAESRKLQRMEE
- the rsmD gene encoding 16S rRNA (guanine(966)-N(2))-methyltransferase RsmD, translated to MRIISGKFRSRSLKTPQGMDVRPSSDRLRETLFNVLASGYQLEDSRWIDLFAGTGAVGLEALSRGAGYIYFVEKAPKIARITQENVKSLDAQDQAEVLTSDANAGLRQLEGIDPVDYVFLDPPYREEGAYLGVLRILSDSPLLKPSAIVIAEHTKHFDPGDGVGALQRYRSLKQGDAVLSFYRRAT
- a CDS encoding bifunctional folylpolyglutamate synthase/dihydrofolate synthase, whose translation is MTYETAVEALYQLGHELAGTPSHKFDLAHMRVLLDALAHPERRFASVLIAGTNGKGSTAATLSSILLAAGYKTGLYTSPHLVKINERFRINGSQVNDAEFTAAYEHVETLASALVETKALPWHPSFFEMLTAMAFELFARAGIQIAVLEVGMGGRLDATNVVEPLISVIADISLDHQKFLGNTIAEIAAEKAGIIKPNGTVVTLPQHPAANDVIGHAILDHQAKGISAVKHMPPMAPGSADYRDVEGRNRYPLEVMNEIIEVNSPLPGRHQLRNLALAITTAEELARFGFPVTSKQIEQGIRETRWAGRFQVISAEKNALKRELIFDVAHNPDGAWALRSALSDKIAERPLTLVFGAMHDKAFREMVQILFPTAQQVIVTQAKNPRAATTAELAEVAKEVGTEVVQCASVEAAVHKAPELTAENGVIVVTGSIFVVGEAMNALQVET
- a CDS encoding lysophospholipid acyltransferase family protein, whose protein sequence is MPALLSRLRSYFFYVPMVYLYTAIMGAGSLISSLFDRDGRIQHWFARTWSKMILGTASCPVTIINPEKLYVGGAAVYVVNHLSAFDIPTLYAALPFQFRIMAKKELFRYPVLGWHLSRSGQIPIERENARASLKSLMKASDTLKAGTSMVVFPEGGRSPNGQLQPFLGGSFYVAIKAQKPIVPMALIGTYEALPMNSFHIRPRAFQLVIGDAISTAGYAPREMDKLAALAEDAVAELYYSRSTIERPATEPADEALRHAQLTESPEGQG
- a CDS encoding gamma-glutamyl-gamma-aminobutyrate hydrolase family protein, translated to MSSTKPRIAIPEPHSSRQYTGKRLQDYVAPIEAAGGEAVIIELALPSAEQAHRMKSCDAVLLPGSPADLDPEKYGEVKDPHTAAADVARDNADELLLQDAYNMRKPVFGICYGVQSLNVWRTGSLVQHIESKIAHEVKHEARAHTVEVKPATMLAKIAAEAEPNVAEHWVNSSHHQSLATLGDGLQLAATSPHDGVVEAVEGTAPDQWVLGVQWHPERTYKEDKFSRLLFERFLAEARRWHEQFAAKKNDFEAVR